One genomic window of Nocardioides daphniae includes the following:
- the mobF gene encoding MobF family relaxase, with the protein MSLHKLTAGSGYDYLTRQVAALDATDKGHTGLAELLHRKGETPGVWVGSGIEGLEGIDAGDIVTADHMQSLFGSGHHPLATQRTKDLDLRIGREGVDRPTEADYKTARQLGTPYKVYENDISPFRIEVAKRIAAINEAAGLPGDWPVPAADRAKVRTEVGTEFFRAEHGREPTDARELAAAIAKHSRPKTNAVAGYDLTFSPVKSVSVLWAISDPKTAAVIERAHQAAIKDALGFIESKALFTRRGTNGVRQVDVRGLIATAFTHRDSRAGDPDLHTHVAVANKVQTLDGKWLAIDGRPLHKAVVSASETYNTALERHLVDALGVRFEERPNEDARKRPVREIVGVDPELNRRFSKRRANVEDRRTVLAAAFQATHGRPPTPVETIQLSQQATLETREAKHDPRSLAEQRDTWSREAIEVLGTPQRVKQMVHGALNPKGAARSLADSAWFAKTSDRIVSTMEGARSTWQYWHVYAEAQRQVRGANVPTNQVSQVVDLLVGEVLDGRSVSMARPWDTISEPVDLRRADGASVYTQSGAELFTSGKVLAAEQRLVEGAGRHDGYAVEAPSVDLALLESTANGITLNAGQATLVKEMATSGARLQLAIAPAGSGKTTAMRALASAWADGGGTIIGLAPSAAAADALRSQIDTQTDTLAKLTHSLQEARESGAAMPAWVAGIDSSTLVVIDEAGMADTLSLDAAVSYILERGGSVRLIGDDQQLSAIGAGGVLRDIRATHGALQLTELVRFKDPAEGAASLALREGKTEALGFYLDRGRVHVGDLATMTEDVFAAWQADRADGLDSIMLAPTRDLVSELNQQARAHRLEGIDPADVAASGPVRRLADGNEASIGELIITRENDRRLRTSATDWVKNGDRWNVLEIHGGGELTVQHTQHGRTVRLPADYVARSTELGYACTVHTAQGVTADTMHGLATGSESRQQLYTMMTRGAHANHVYLEVVGDGDPHSVIHPTLVRPLTPTDILESMLARDDTQRSATSLIREQADPATRLGEASQRYLDSLYVAAEDLLRHEHVGQRANGAPVSVVDAMDNAVETLVPGLADEAAWPTLRAHLLLLGAAGENPVDALRAAAGDRELESAHDRAAVLDWRLDASGLRNAGAGPLPWMPAVPARLAEDPHWGAYLSQRAHLVAQLAEQVHTRATDEGALPVWAQNGLRPEAATVADVEVWRAAMQVPVDDRRPTGAPQLQRASATWQRRLNRAVTGDHTPALKEWRQLLYSLAPQVRDDEFTPLLAERLAAMSRAGVTAHQMLRTATASDHPAGPLPDEHAAAAVWWRMARQLTPAVASQIGDGSHGEGVTTEWTPRLADLFGHERAASIQASTWWPALVANVDHGVQRGWQVEDLLGAGRAMPSDGWEGVDECQALVWRTSIALETAPDEHAHAYDFDEPPADLWDGVEPDPATLVDHATDPDWTGWPLAEDPGPYDEHLVDVDEHTADGHAVAATAEDMVDVDQDQYVEPDLTLAAYIRDLGGTRLEPTDADLRLMYQRADEWHASPVSRERMLEINDMAQAFFEARFADSWGRDYLTGRFGVDLAGDERFRPGQAPAGWTNLVDHLRGRGVSDTEMVATGVATEASTGRLIDRFRDRVMFPVIHQGEVLGFVGRRRPDLTDADKGGPKYLNTADTPLFHKGAQLFGVVDELLAEGAVPVIVEGPMDAVAVTLASAGLYLGVAPLGTSLTDEQAAQLAAVGRDPIVATDADLAGQVAAERDFWMLTPHGLDPGYARFPDGLDPADLLAQRGPAALTAAVSSGQPAFRSLGDHAHRAARQPRPRAGASRGHEDSLGPSQPRLGAGRQPDPGPPAALPAAGATRPARRRQDLGRRPAQGGAGRAPQEQRGSRPPRCRGREDPRRAVGSPGPRARPASARAGRLAGHRGNAAGGPRPGSRRRRRHTRPGR; encoded by the coding sequence ATGAGCCTCCACAAGCTGACGGCGGGGTCGGGGTACGACTACCTGACCCGTCAGGTCGCAGCGCTGGATGCCACCGACAAGGGCCACACCGGGCTGGCCGAGCTACTACACCGAAAGGGCGAGACCCCCGGGGTGTGGGTCGGCTCGGGCATTGAGGGCCTGGAGGGCATCGACGCCGGCGACATCGTCACCGCCGACCACATGCAGAGCCTGTTCGGCTCCGGTCACCACCCGCTGGCCACGCAGCGGACCAAGGATCTGGACCTGCGCATCGGCCGCGAGGGAGTCGACCGGCCGACCGAGGCGGACTACAAGACCGCCCGCCAGCTCGGGACGCCGTACAAGGTCTACGAGAACGACATCAGCCCGTTCCGGATCGAGGTCGCCAAGCGCATCGCGGCCATCAACGAGGCCGCCGGCCTGCCGGGTGACTGGCCGGTCCCCGCAGCCGACCGGGCCAAGGTCCGCACCGAGGTGGGCACCGAGTTCTTCCGTGCCGAGCACGGCCGCGAGCCCACCGACGCACGAGAGCTGGCCGCCGCGATCGCCAAGCACTCCCGCCCGAAGACCAACGCCGTGGCCGGCTACGACCTGACCTTCTCCCCGGTGAAGAGCGTCTCGGTGCTGTGGGCGATCTCCGACCCGAAGACCGCTGCGGTCATCGAGCGGGCCCACCAGGCGGCCATCAAGGACGCCCTGGGCTTCATCGAGTCAAAGGCACTGTTCACCCGCCGCGGCACCAACGGCGTCCGCCAGGTCGACGTCCGCGGCCTGATCGCCACGGCGTTCACCCACCGCGACTCCCGTGCCGGCGACCCTGACCTGCACACCCACGTCGCAGTGGCGAACAAGGTCCAGACCCTCGACGGCAAGTGGCTGGCCATCGACGGCCGGCCGCTCCACAAGGCGGTCGTCTCGGCGTCGGAGACCTACAACACCGCGCTCGAGCGGCACTTGGTCGACGCCCTCGGCGTGCGGTTCGAGGAGCGGCCGAACGAGGACGCCCGCAAGCGACCGGTGCGCGAGATCGTCGGCGTCGACCCCGAGCTGAACCGGCGCTTCTCCAAGCGCCGCGCCAACGTCGAGGACCGCCGCACGGTCCTCGCGGCCGCGTTCCAGGCCACCCACGGGCGGCCGCCCACGCCGGTGGAGACCATCCAGCTGTCCCAGCAGGCGACGCTGGAGACCCGCGAGGCCAAGCACGATCCGCGCTCGCTGGCCGAGCAGCGCGACACCTGGAGCCGTGAGGCCATCGAGGTGCTGGGCACCCCGCAGCGGGTCAAGCAGATGGTCCACGGCGCACTGAACCCGAAGGGCGCAGCGCGGTCGCTGGCCGACTCGGCCTGGTTCGCCAAGACCAGCGACCGGATCGTGTCGACGATGGAGGGAGCCCGGAGCACCTGGCAGTACTGGCACGTCTACGCCGAGGCCCAGCGGCAGGTCCGGGGCGCCAACGTGCCCACCAACCAGGTCTCCCAGGTCGTCGACCTGCTCGTCGGCGAGGTCCTCGACGGCCGCTCGGTGAGCATGGCCCGCCCCTGGGACACCATCAGCGAACCGGTCGACCTGCGGCGCGCGGACGGGGCCTCGGTCTACACCCAGAGCGGCGCCGAGCTGTTCACCTCCGGCAAGGTGCTGGCCGCCGAGCAGCGCTTGGTCGAGGGCGCCGGCCGCCACGACGGTTACGCCGTCGAGGCACCCTCGGTCGACCTGGCACTGCTGGAGTCGACCGCCAACGGCATCACCCTCAACGCCGGACAGGCCACCCTGGTCAAGGAGATGGCCACCTCCGGCGCCCGCCTGCAACTGGCGATCGCGCCCGCCGGATCCGGCAAGACCACCGCGATGCGAGCCCTGGCCAGCGCCTGGGCTGATGGCGGCGGCACCATCATCGGCCTGGCTCCCTCAGCGGCGGCCGCGGACGCCCTGCGCTCCCAGATCGACACCCAGACCGACACCCTGGCCAAGCTGACCCACTCGCTGCAAGAGGCCCGCGAGTCCGGCGCCGCGATGCCCGCGTGGGTCGCCGGCATCGACTCCTCCACCCTCGTGGTCATCGACGAGGCCGGGATGGCCGACACCCTCTCGCTGGACGCGGCGGTCTCCTACATCCTCGAGCGCGGCGGCAGCGTCCGACTGATCGGCGACGACCAGCAGCTGTCCGCGATCGGCGCCGGCGGCGTGCTGCGCGACATCCGCGCCACCCACGGAGCCCTGCAGCTGACCGAGCTCGTCCGGTTCAAGGACCCCGCCGAGGGCGCCGCCTCGCTCGCGCTGCGCGAGGGCAAGACCGAGGCCCTGGGGTTCTACCTCGACCGCGGCCGCGTCCACGTCGGTGACCTGGCCACCATGACCGAGGACGTCTTCGCGGCCTGGCAGGCCGACCGCGCCGACGGGCTGGACTCGATCATGCTCGCTCCCACCCGCGACCTGGTCAGCGAGCTGAACCAGCAGGCCCGCGCGCACCGGCTCGAGGGAATCGACCCGGCCGACGTCGCCGCCAGCGGCCCGGTCCGCCGGCTCGCCGACGGCAACGAGGCCTCGATCGGCGAGCTGATCATCACCCGTGAGAACGACCGTCGCCTTCGGACCTCGGCCACCGACTGGGTCAAGAACGGCGACCGGTGGAACGTGCTGGAGATCCACGGCGGCGGCGAGCTCACGGTCCAGCACACCCAGCACGGCCGCACCGTGCGGCTGCCCGCTGACTACGTCGCCCGATCTACCGAGCTCGGCTACGCGTGCACCGTGCACACCGCCCAGGGCGTCACCGCCGACACGATGCACGGCCTGGCCACCGGCAGCGAGTCGCGCCAGCAGCTCTACACGATGATGACTCGCGGCGCGCACGCGAACCACGTGTACCTCGAGGTGGTCGGGGACGGCGACCCGCACTCGGTGATCCACCCGACCCTGGTCCGGCCGCTCACGCCGACCGACATCCTCGAGTCGATGCTGGCGCGCGACGACACGCAGCGGTCCGCGACCAGCCTGATCCGCGAGCAGGCCGACCCGGCCACCCGGCTCGGCGAGGCATCCCAGCGCTATCTCGACAGCCTCTACGTCGCCGCCGAGGACCTCCTGCGCCACGAGCACGTCGGCCAGCGCGCCAACGGTGCCCCGGTCAGCGTGGTCGACGCCATGGACAACGCGGTCGAGACGCTCGTTCCCGGGCTGGCCGACGAGGCTGCCTGGCCGACCCTGCGGGCCCACTTGCTGCTGCTCGGTGCGGCCGGCGAGAACCCCGTCGACGCACTTCGGGCGGCCGCCGGCGACCGGGAGCTTGAGAGCGCGCACGATCGCGCCGCGGTCCTTGACTGGCGCCTGGACGCCTCGGGCCTGCGTAACGCCGGCGCCGGGCCGCTGCCGTGGATGCCGGCTGTTCCGGCCCGCCTGGCCGAGGACCCGCACTGGGGTGCCTACCTCTCCCAGCGCGCGCACCTGGTCGCACAGCTTGCCGAGCAGGTCCACACGCGAGCGACCGACGAGGGCGCCCTGCCGGTGTGGGCCCAGAACGGTCTGCGGCCCGAGGCCGCCACGGTGGCCGACGTCGAGGTCTGGCGGGCCGCCATGCAGGTCCCGGTCGACGACCGGCGACCGACCGGTGCACCGCAGTTGCAGAGGGCCTCCGCGACCTGGCAGCGACGGCTCAACCGCGCCGTCACCGGCGACCACACGCCGGCCCTCAAGGAATGGCGCCAGCTGCTCTACTCTCTCGCCCCGCAGGTCCGCGACGACGAGTTCACCCCGCTGCTCGCCGAGCGCCTGGCCGCGATGTCTCGCGCCGGCGTCACCGCCCACCAGATGCTGCGCACCGCCACCGCATCCGACCACCCGGCCGGGCCGCTGCCCGACGAGCACGCTGCGGCGGCCGTGTGGTGGCGCATGGCTCGTCAGCTCACTCCGGCCGTGGCCTCCCAGATCGGCGATGGTTCCCACGGTGAGGGCGTCACCACCGAGTGGACGCCGCGGCTGGCGGACCTGTTCGGTCACGAGCGCGCCGCGAGCATCCAGGCCAGCACCTGGTGGCCCGCGCTGGTGGCGAACGTGGACCACGGCGTGCAGCGCGGTTGGCAGGTCGAGGACCTGCTGGGTGCCGGGCGGGCGATGCCGAGCGACGGCTGGGAGGGCGTCGACGAGTGCCAGGCGCTGGTCTGGCGGACCTCGATCGCGCTGGAGACCGCCCCGGATGAGCACGCGCACGCCTACGACTTCGACGAGCCGCCGGCGGACTTGTGGGACGGCGTCGAGCCGGACCCGGCCACGCTCGTCGACCACGCCACCGACCCCGACTGGACCGGCTGGCCGCTCGCCGAAGACCCCGGCCCGTACGACGAGCACCTGGTCGACGTCGACGAGCACACGGCCGACGGTCACGCCGTCGCCGCCACCGCTGAAGACATGGTCGACGTCGACCAGGACCAGTACGTCGAACCCGACCTCACCCTGGCCGCCTACATCCGCGACCTCGGCGGCACCCGCCTGGAGCCCACTGACGCCGACCTCCGGCTCATGTACCAGCGGGCCGACGAGTGGCACGCCTCCCCCGTCTCGCGTGAACGCATGCTCGAGATCAACGACATGGCACAGGCGTTCTTCGAGGCACGGTTCGCCGACTCGTGGGGCCGCGACTACCTCACCGGACGGTTCGGAGTCGACCTCGCCGGCGACGAGCGGTTCCGCCCCGGGCAGGCGCCGGCCGGGTGGACCAACCTGGTCGACCACCTGCGCGGTCGCGGCGTCAGCGACACCGAGATGGTGGCCACCGGGGTCGCCACCGAGGCCAGCACCGGTCGCCTCATCGACCGGTTCCGCGACCGGGTGATGTTCCCGGTGATCCACCAGGGCGAGGTGCTCGGCTTCGTCGGCCGACGCCGGCCCGACCTCACCGACGCAGACAAGGGCGGCCCGAAGTACCTCAACACCGCCGACACCCCGCTGTTCCACAAGGGCGCTCAGCTGTTCGGTGTCGTCGACGAGCTGCTCGCCGAGGGCGCTGTCCCCGTGATCGTCGAGGGCCCGATGGACGCCGTGGCGGTCACGCTGGCCAGCGCCGGCCTCTACCTCGGTGTGGCGCCGCTCGGCACGTCGCTGACGGACGAGCAGGCCGCCCAGCTGGCAGCGGTGGGCCGCGACCCGATCGTGGCCACCGACGCCGACCTCGCCGGCCAGGTCGCGGCCGAGCGCGACTTCTGGATGCTTACCCCGCACGGCCTGGACCCCGGCTACGCTCGGTTCCCCGACGGCCTGGACCCTGCCGACCTGCTCGCCCAGCGAGGGCCTGCAGCGCTCACGGCGGCGGTGTCCAGCGGCCAGCCGGCCTTCCGCTCGCTTGGCGACCATGCTCACCGAGCGGCTCGACAACCTCGCCCCCGAGCAGGCGCGAGTCGCGGCCATGAGGATTCTCTCGGCCCGTCCCAGCCGCGCCTGGGAGCCGGGCGTCAACCAGATCCGGGCCCGCCTGCAGCTCTCCCAGCTGCAGGCGCGACGCGACCTGCGCGACGCCGTCAAGACCTGGGACGCCGACCCGCGCAAGGCGGCGCTGGCCGAGCTCCACAAGAGCAGCGAGGTTCGCGCCCGCCTCGTTGCCGCGGCCGAGAAGACCCCCGCCGAGCGGTGGGCTCCCCTGGCCCGCGAGCTCGACCCGCGTCTGCTCGAGCAGGGCGACTGGCCGGCCACCGCGGCAATGCTGCAGGAGGGCCACGACCAGGGTCACGACGTCGACGCCGCCACACGCGGCCTGGTCGCTGA
- a CDS encoding DUF932 domain-containing protein: MQNEDHAEFLNLLADESGAIFDTAGSLRGGRQLFITMQLPDSLTVGGTDRVDLNIAALNSHDGSSAFRILVTPVRVVCANTQSAALRNHESSFSIRHTRNAKAAVQAARDALGLTFTYVDSFQVEAERLIQQTMTDAAFDALIDATFGKAEAHATKRVRETERRRRSRLHWLFADADTQAGIRDTAWAGYQAVAEYVDHYAPVRTKGDEKTARATRVLTSDDPDRIKRRAWTALTPA; this comes from the coding sequence CTGCAGAACGAGGATCACGCCGAGTTCCTGAACCTGCTGGCCGACGAGTCCGGCGCGATCTTCGACACCGCCGGGTCGCTGCGCGGCGGGCGGCAGTTGTTCATCACCATGCAGCTGCCGGACTCACTCACGGTCGGCGGCACCGACCGCGTCGACCTCAACATCGCCGCGCTCAACAGCCACGACGGCTCCAGCGCGTTCCGCATCCTCGTGACCCCGGTTCGCGTCGTGTGCGCCAACACCCAGAGCGCGGCCCTGCGCAACCACGAGTCGTCGTTCTCGATCCGGCACACCCGTAACGCCAAGGCCGCCGTGCAGGCCGCCCGCGATGCGCTCGGGCTGACCTTCACCTACGTCGACTCGTTCCAGGTCGAGGCCGAGCGGCTGATCCAGCAGACCATGACCGACGCCGCGTTCGACGCCCTGATCGACGCCACGTTCGGGAAGGCCGAGGCCCACGCCACCAAGCGCGTCCGCGAGACCGAGCGTCGTCGCCGCTCCCGGCTTCACTGGCTCTTCGCCGACGCCGACACGCAGGCCGGCATCCGCGACACCGCGTGGGCCGGCTACCAGGCCGTCGCGGAGTACGTCGACCACTACGCGCCGGTGCGCACCAAGGGCGACGAGAAGACCGCCCGCGCCACCCGCGTCCTCACCAGCGACGACCCCGACCGGATCAAGCGCCGCGCCTGGACCGCGCTCACCCCGGCCTGA
- a CDS encoding ParB/RepB/Spo0J family partition protein — translation MTDTIQTPAETPAETPADAATETVQTEEFLHLDPAAIIIGTNVRTDLRPDHKEFRKSIKERGVLEAVTVYRNEDGQYVLLRGQRRTVTAAEVGTPTGLIPARVVSQPADADRIGDQMVENIHRAGMREAEIVAGVEQLALLGVSAAQIAKRTSIDRPTVNAALAVTKADQSRNRLDSGDLTLEEAAIFAEFEHDPEAVERLENAKRWRRSLPHEAQRLRDEAAERAADAAEVERLRAEGLPVLTAEEVEQADEVLRIERLVTAEGEPLPEEEWPNVPGARVQVVKEWVYPEDEYDDESEDGSDEEDEDYEPAEPYQQYVPVWVVTDLDASGLCRRGGGSGSTTADSGDDDGESEEEAEARREERRRVIANNKAWASAETVRREWLASFVARKTAPKGAEALICEAVVTGHHSLSKALDHRHPMLFTLLGIDRPSGYYGAGHDECRKIATKASTPKAATMTTLAAVVAAWEATTGKHTWRNPCAWDARVLSALVAWGYQPSEVERILLGEEQQPSTKDDSADDGDAHDEASDSAA, via the coding sequence ATGACCGACACCATCCAGACCCCCGCCGAGACCCCCGCCGAGACCCCCGCCGACGCGGCCACCGAGACCGTCCAGACGGAGGAGTTCCTGCACCTGGACCCCGCCGCGATCATCATCGGCACCAACGTCCGCACCGACCTGCGCCCCGACCACAAGGAGTTCCGCAAGTCGATCAAGGAGCGCGGCGTGCTGGAGGCCGTCACGGTCTACCGCAACGAGGACGGCCAGTACGTCCTACTGCGTGGCCAGCGCCGCACCGTGACCGCCGCCGAGGTCGGCACCCCCACCGGCCTGATTCCGGCGCGTGTCGTGTCCCAGCCCGCCGACGCCGACCGGATCGGTGACCAGATGGTCGAGAACATCCACCGCGCCGGGATGCGGGAGGCCGAGATCGTCGCGGGCGTGGAGCAGCTGGCCCTGCTCGGCGTGAGCGCGGCACAGATCGCCAAGCGCACCAGCATCGACCGTCCGACCGTGAACGCCGCACTGGCGGTCACCAAGGCCGACCAGAGCCGCAACCGGCTCGACTCCGGGGACCTGACGCTGGAGGAGGCCGCGATCTTCGCCGAGTTCGAGCACGACCCCGAGGCCGTCGAGCGGCTGGAGAACGCCAAGCGCTGGCGTCGTTCCCTGCCCCACGAGGCCCAGCGGCTGCGCGACGAGGCCGCCGAGCGCGCGGCCGACGCCGCCGAGGTCGAGCGACTGCGCGCCGAGGGCCTGCCGGTGCTGACCGCCGAGGAGGTCGAGCAGGCCGACGAGGTGCTGCGCATCGAGCGGCTGGTCACCGCCGAGGGCGAGCCGCTGCCCGAGGAGGAGTGGCCCAACGTCCCCGGCGCTCGCGTCCAGGTCGTCAAGGAGTGGGTCTACCCCGAGGACGAGTACGACGACGAGAGCGAGGACGGCAGCGACGAGGAGGACGAGGACTACGAGCCTGCCGAGCCCTACCAGCAGTACGTGCCGGTCTGGGTGGTCACCGACCTCGACGCCTCCGGGCTGTGTCGTCGCGGCGGCGGCTCCGGGAGCACAACCGCCGACAGCGGCGACGACGACGGCGAGAGCGAGGAGGAGGCCGAGGCCCGACGCGAGGAGCGCCGCCGCGTGATCGCCAACAACAAGGCCTGGGCGAGCGCGGAGACGGTGCGCCGCGAGTGGCTGGCTTCGTTCGTCGCCCGCAAGACCGCGCCGAAGGGTGCCGAGGCCCTGATCTGCGAGGCCGTCGTCACCGGCCACCACTCGCTGAGCAAGGCCCTGGACCACCGGCACCCGATGCTCTTCACCCTGCTCGGGATCGACCGCCCGAGCGGCTACTACGGCGCTGGCCACGACGAGTGCCGCAAGATCGCGACCAAGGCGAGCACGCCGAAGGCCGCGACCATGACCACGCTCGCCGCCGTCGTCGCCGCATGGGAGGCCACGACCGGCAAGCACACGTGGCGCAACCCCTGCGCGTGGGACGCCCGCGTGCTCAGCGCGCTCGTGGCGTGGGGCTACCAGCCCAGCGAGGTCGAGCGCATCCTGCTCGGCGAGGAGCAGCAGCCGAGCACCAAGGACGACAGCGCTGACGACGGCGACGCGCACGACGAGGCCAGCGACAGCGCCGCTTGA
- a CDS encoding single-stranded DNA-binding protein: MSTTVTFAGNLAEVPELLYTRENKPFVSCRVLVNRRVQNDEGEWVNDEPTAHNVKFFGSAATHVHDSCGSGDPIFVHGLERTESWPDKETGEKRTKDVVVVDNRFGEVGLSLKYVSARIDRAPRAAQAS, translated from the coding sequence ATGTCCACCACCGTCACCTTCGCCGGCAACCTGGCCGAGGTTCCCGAGCTGCTCTACACCCGCGAGAACAAGCCGTTCGTCAGCTGCCGGGTCCTGGTCAACCGGCGCGTGCAGAACGACGAGGGGGAGTGGGTCAACGACGAGCCCACCGCCCACAACGTGAAGTTCTTCGGCTCGGCCGCCACCCACGTGCACGACAGCTGCGGATCCGGCGACCCGATCTTCGTTCACGGCCTCGAGCGCACCGAGAGCTGGCCGGACAAGGAGACCGGCGAGAAGCGCACCAAGGACGTCGTGGTCGTCGACAACCGCTTCGGCGAGGTCGGCCTCTCGCTCAAGTACGTCTCCGCGCGCATCGACCGCGCCCCGCGCGCGGCCCAGGCCAGCTGA
- a CDS encoding DNA-processing protein DprA: protein MLEQANEQGIRFIVPGDAEWPTQLGALRGAGALHDRGGEPVGLWVRGSHDLRQLAGNAVAVVGSRAATSYGTEQATELSRDLARMGHTVISGAAYGVDQAAHRGALLAGGPTIAVLPGGVDRPYPAAHAQLLDAIAERALVVSEAPPDTAPTRTRFLARDRIVAGLAEGTLVVEGAVRSGALNTAHWTTNLHRPRRSGTTSAGRSRRTRESGSTATAVPPSARSSTWSRARCATRRR from the coding sequence GTGCTCGAGCAGGCCAACGAGCAGGGCATCCGCTTCATCGTCCCTGGCGACGCCGAGTGGCCCACCCAGCTCGGCGCGCTCCGCGGCGCCGGCGCCCTCCACGACCGTGGCGGCGAACCCGTCGGCCTATGGGTCCGCGGATCCCACGACCTACGCCAGCTCGCCGGCAACGCAGTCGCCGTCGTCGGCTCACGAGCCGCCACCAGCTACGGCACTGAACAGGCAACCGAGCTGAGCCGCGACCTCGCCCGGATGGGGCACACCGTCATCAGCGGTGCCGCGTACGGCGTCGACCAGGCCGCACACCGCGGTGCGCTCCTTGCGGGCGGCCCGACCATCGCGGTCCTGCCCGGCGGCGTCGACCGGCCCTACCCGGCCGCACACGCCCAGCTGCTCGATGCGATCGCCGAGCGCGCCCTGGTCGTCTCGGAAGCGCCCCCGGACACCGCCCCCACCCGCACCCGATTCCTGGCACGGGACAGGATCGTCGCCGGCCTCGCCGAGGGAACCCTGGTCGTCGAGGGCGCCGTACGCAGCGGCGCCCTGAACACCGCCCACTGGACCACCAACCTGCACCGCCCACGGCGATCCGGCACTACGTCGGCTGGACGCAGCAGGCGAACCCGCGAAAGCGGATCAACCGCCACGGCCGTGCCGCCCAGCGCGAGATCGTCTACCTGGAGCCGGGCACGCTGCGCGACGAGGAGGCGATGA
- a CDS encoding GIY-YIG nuclease family protein — MTLTFASIIASAGLDPAAAMVIRHAYVREHEDGTVGLHGDSSDEEILAYTSVQVANPRIFPAQPPGVWIVFRPEGGDRARLWSVLVNHGETQNDGLRRTFHLEHSELMSDLRNRLVIGWRSPRTWRIHATTAAGYPVMEIADAEPVRFPGFDALTLDYPQLQAVIREHRYAAWRTALSSVIGVYLITDTRDGRHYVGKADGAENILQRWAAYATNGHGGNVELRNLDPSSFRLSVLRVFDPATPTREIDAAESHYKYALDSRRHGLNRN; from the coding sequence ATGACGCTCACCTTCGCCTCGATCATCGCCAGCGCCGGCCTCGACCCGGCCGCGGCCATGGTCATCCGGCACGCCTACGTGCGCGAACACGAGGACGGGACGGTAGGGCTCCACGGCGACTCCTCGGACGAGGAGATCTTGGCCTACACGAGCGTCCAGGTGGCCAACCCCCGGATTTTTCCGGCACAGCCTCCAGGTGTTTGGATCGTGTTCCGCCCCGAGGGCGGCGACCGCGCTCGGCTGTGGTCCGTCCTGGTGAACCATGGAGAGACGCAGAACGACGGGCTGCGTCGCACCTTCCACCTCGAGCACTCCGAGCTGATGAGCGACCTGCGGAACCGGCTCGTCATCGGCTGGCGCTCCCCGCGGACGTGGCGGATCCACGCGACCACCGCGGCCGGGTACCCGGTGATGGAGATCGCCGACGCCGAGCCGGTGAGGTTCCCCGGGTTCGACGCGCTCACGCTGGACTACCCCCAGCTGCAGGCCGTCATCCGGGAGCACCGCTACGCCGCCTGGCGCACCGCACTCTCGTCCGTGATCGGGGTCTACCTCATCACGGACACCCGCGACGGCCGCCACTACGTGGGCAAGGCCGACGGCGCCGAGAACATCCTGCAGCGCTGGGCCGCGTACGCGACCAACGGTCACGGCGGCAACGTCGAGCTCCGCAACCTGGACCCGTCCAGCTTCCGCCTCTCGGTGCTCAGGGTGTTCGATCCCGCCACCCCGACCCGCGAGATCGACGCCGCCGAGAGTCACTACAAGTACGCGCTCGACTCCCGCCGGCACGGCCTCAACCGCAACTGA
- a CDS encoding DUF429 domain-containing protein — translation MLTAGIDLSADPKKTGVATLEWTDDGATVTGIEVGRTGRAGPVVEVYPAAALKLWGLPHQGYKGREPANARRRAALVQLIGCVLPWLQLGEYADLCIQTDDALDAVLCAAIAGLARRGETDEIPTEHLAAAAVEGWIALPVRR, via the coding sequence ATGTTGACCGCCGGCATCGACCTGTCGGCCGACCCGAAGAAGACCGGCGTCGCCACCCTTGAATGGACCGACGACGGCGCGACCGTCACAGGCATCGAGGTCGGTCGGACGGGCCGCGCCGGTCCCGTCGTCGAGGTCTACCCGGCGGCTGCACTCAAGCTCTGGGGCCTCCCCCACCAGGGATACAAGGGCCGCGAACCGGCCAACGCGCGCCGGCGCGCTGCGCTGGTCCAGCTGATCGGATGCGTGCTGCCTTGGCTCCAGCTGGGCGAGTACGCCGATCTCTGCATCCAGACTGACGATGCCCTCGACGCGGTTCTCTGCGCGGCGATCGCCGGCCTGGCGCGCCGAGGAGAGACCGACGAGATCCCCACGGAGCACCTCGCGGCCGCGGCCGTGGAGGGCTGGATCGCGTTGCCGGTCCGGCGCTAA